A region from the Sorex araneus isolate mSorAra2 chromosome 6, mSorAra2.pri, whole genome shotgun sequence genome encodes:
- the YPEL4 gene encoding protein yippee-like 4, translated as MPSCDPGPAPACLPTKTFRSYLPRCHRTYSCVHCRAHLAKHDELISKSFQGSHGRAYLFNSVVNVGCGPAEQRLLLTGLHSVADIFCESCKTTLGWKYEQAFETSQKYKEGKYIIEMSHMVKDNGWD; from the exons ATGCCCAGCTgcgaccccggcccggcccccgcctgcCTCCCCACCAAGACCTTCCGCAGCTACCTGCCCCGCTGCCACCGCACTTACAGCTGCGTGCACTGCCGCGCGCACCTGGCCAAGCACGATGAGCTTATCTCCAAG TCCTTCCAGGGCAGCCATGGGCGAGCTTACCTGTTTAATTCCGT GGTCAACGTGGGCTGCGGGCCGGCCGAACAGCGTCTCCTGCTCACCGGCCTGCACTCGGTCGCGGACATATTCTGCGAGAGCTGCAAGACCACGCTGGGTTGGAAGTAT GAACAAGCTTTTGAGACGAGCCAGAAGTACAAGGAAGGGAAGTACATCATTGAGATGTCACATATGGTGAAGGACAACGGCTGGGACTGA